In Pseudomonas flavescens, the sequence GCGTTGCCCGACGTGCAGATGCATTTCGTGCCCGGTTATCGCAGCCACCGTGGACGGCTGTTCGAGTGGGGCCATGGCTACGCCATCCATACCTGTGTGCTGCGCCCGAAAAGCATCGGTGAGGTGCGTCTGGGGGCGGGACGCAGCCTGCTTGTCGACTTCAACTTCTTCAGTGATGAAGCGGACGCGCGCGTATTGATCGAGGGTGTGAAACTGGCGCGCAGGATTCTTGCCCAGCCAGCCTTCGATAATTCGCGTGGCGTCGAGATGCTGCCAGGGTCGGAAGTGCAGACGGATGAGCAGTTGCTGGCGCATTTGCGCGAGTGCGCGGCTACCGTGTTTCACCCGGTTGGTACCTGCAAGATGGGCACTGACGAAATGGCGGTGGTGACGCCGGCGCTGAAGGTGCGCGGCATGGAGAACCTGCGGGTTGCCGATGCCTCGATCATGCCGACGTTGATCAGCGGCAACACCAACGCGGCGTGCATCATGATCGGCGAGCGAGCGGCGGATTTTATCCTGAGCAGCGAAGTACCCAGCCCGACGGCCAGGCACTCGCTTGTGCAGGAAGCTTAGAACGCCAGGCCGACTTTCAGGCCAACCTGTTCCTGTTTGAGCTTGCTGTTTTCAGCCAGCACGCTGTCGCTGTCGACTTTGTAGTTCGTGCGGGTGTAGTACAGGCTGGTGCTGACTGGCAGGTTGTTGATGCCCTTGTTCCACAGCACGGTCAGCTCGGCGTACGGGTTGGCCTTGTCCTTCAGGTCAACGGTGTCGCTGCCTTCGCCTCTGACTTTCAGTTCGGCTTCTGCATCGAGCGAATAACGTGCGCCGGCCTCGAGGCGGACGGTGTAATCGGACGTCAGGTAGTTGTAGCCGATGCCGGCCTTGGCAAAGGGGGCTTTGCTGGTCAGTTTGACGTTGGTATCAAGCGGGCCGGCATCGTCCTGCTCGATGCGACCCCAGTCATAGCCGCCGCCAACGATGAAGTCGATGTAGTTGTTGGTGCTCAGCGCGGCACGCAAGCCCAGGTCGAGGTCGGCACGGGCTGCCTGGTACTTGTCGTCGTCTTTCTTGCGGTACTGGGCTTCGATGCCCGCTTGATAGATGAAGCCTTCATGGCCCGTCAGCTTGTTGCCGAAGTTATAGAACAGACCGCCCTGATTCAGACGCTCCTTGTCGCTTTCGCCAAAGGTGCTCAGCTTGTACTGATTGTGCGAGCCGATGACGCCGATGGTGGAGATCGGGTCAGTGATAGAGTCGGCGTAGGCGTGCGAAGCACCAGCGAGGCAGAGGGCGAGTGCGGTTTTCGACGTGATTCCATTGAGTTGCATGGCTGAATCCTTGGCAGTCTGTTCATGTGATGGCGTGCACCCATTCGATGCGGTGCACGCCGATGGACTGCCCACTTGCACAAGTTATTCGAGTAGCCCGACGAACGGTCGTAAGTGGTTGTTTCGGATCAGATATGAGTGTGCTGGATAGAGGCGTAGATGACCGATTGGTCAGCTTTTTCGAGCGCTTCATTCGACCCGCCTCCAGGCGTTGATACGCCTGGGATGCGCGTCGATCAGTCGAGTTTGATGACCTTGGCCAGCAGGATCTTCGGGCCCTTCATCTTCTTGACGATCAGGCGAAGGCCGGCGACCTCGAGTGATTCCTCTTCCTCGGGCACCCGCTTGAGGGTTTCGTAGATCAGCCCCGCGAGGGTTTCCGCCTCGATATGGTCGAGGTCGACGCCGAGCAGCCGCTCCAGCTTGAACAGCGGCGTATCACCGCGCACCAGCAGCTTGCCGGGTTGATAGGCGAGGATGCCGCGCTCGGCCTTGCGGTGTTCGTCCTGAATATCGCCGACCAGGGCTTCGAGCACGTCTTCCATGGTCAGGTAGCCGATGACCTTGCCATCGGCTTCCTCGACCAGCGCGAAGTGGGCGCCGCCTTTGCGGAACTGCTCCAGCAACTCGGAGAGTGGCAGGTTGCGGTTGACCTTCTCCAGGGGGTGCATCAGCTCGCTGAGGCGCAGGGTCGAGGGCAGCATTTCCAGCAGCGACAGGTGCAGCAGCAGGTCCTTGATATGCAGCACGCCGACGAACTCGCCAGCGGCCTCGTCGTAGATCGGGTAGCGGCTGTACTTGTGGCGACGGAACACGCTGAACACTTCATCCAGCGAGGCGTTGAGCTCGAGGTAGATCAGGTCTTCGCGGGAGTTGGCCCAGTCCACCACGTCCAGCTCGCCCAATTCGACCGCCGAGGCGAGCACGCGCATGTCCTGGTCGGTCGGGTCGCTGGCACGGCTGGAGTGCAGGATCAGCTTGAGCTCATCGCGGCTGTAGTGATGGTCGTGGTGCGCCCCCGGCTCGCCCTGGCCGGCGATACGCAGAATGGCGTTGGCGCTGGCATTGAGCAGGAAAATCGCCGGGTACATGGCCCAGTAGAACAGGTACAGCGGCACCGCCGTCCACAGCGACAGCAGCTCGGGCTTGCGAATCGCCCAGGACTTGGGCGCCAGCTCGCCGACGACGATGTGCAAGTAGGAAATGATGAAGAAGGCGGTGAAGAAGGCGATGCCGTGAATCAGCTTCTGCGACTCGATGCCGATGGAGGTCAGCAGGGGTTCGAGCAGGTGGGCGAAAGCCGGTTCACCGACCCAGCCAAGGCCGAGGGACGCCAGGGTGATACCCAACTGGCAGGCCGACAGATAGGCGTCGAGCTGGTTGTGCACGGTACGCAGGATGTGTCCGCGCCAGCCATTCTCCTGGGCCAGGGCTTCGACCTTGGTGGCCCGCAGCTTGACCATGGCGAACTCGGCGGCAACGAAGAAGCCGTTGAGCAGCACCAGAAACAGGGCGAACAGCACGAGGCCGAAATCGGCGAAATAGGTGGAGAAGGAGACGCTCGTAGAGGGATCCATGGGGAGTTCGTGTGACCAGATATTGCTAAAGGGTGGGGCTTGGGACTGTGCTTTGCAATAGGGCCTGGGTCACAGGCCCTAAAGTAGTCAGCGCTCGCGCTGCGCTATCTGGGCCGCCGGGAAGTGACAGGTGAACAGGCTGCCCTTGCCGACGACGCTGGTGATGTCCAGTTGGCCGCGGTGGCGCAGCAGCACGTGCTTGACGATCGCCAGGCCCAGACCGGTACCGCCGGTGTTGCTGGCACGGCTGGAGTCCACCCGATAGAAGCGCTCGGTCAGCCGCGGCAGGTGCTTGGCCTCGATGCCCGGCCCGGTGTCCTGCACGGACAGGTGCGCGCCCTGTTCGTCCTGCCACCAGCGAATGCGGATTTCGCCTTCGGCCTGGGTGTACTTGACCGCATTGAACACCAGATTCGAAAAGGCGCTACGCAGTTCCGACTCGCTGCCCTTGAGCCTGACTCCGGCGTCGGCGTCCAGGCTGATGCGGTGGTTATGCTCCGCGGACAGTGCCTGGGCATCGGTCTTGATTGCCAGCAGGAGTTGCTCGACCGGCACGGGCTGGTTGTCGGACGGGTAGTCGGTGGCTTCCAGTTTGGCCAGCAGGAGCAGATCGTTGAGCAGGCACTGCATGCGCGAGCCCTGTTGCTGCATCTGTTGCAGGGCACGGCGCCAGCGCGGATTGATCTCGTCGACGTTGTCCTGCAGGGTTTCCACGTAGCCGGAAATCACCGTGAGCGGCGTACGCAACTCGTGGGAAACGTTGGCGACGAAATCCTTGCGCATCTGTTCGAGCTGATGCAGCCGCGTCACGTCACGGACCAGCATCAGGTGTTCCTGATTGCCATAGCGGGTGATGTTCAGTTGCAGCTGCTTGCGCGGGTTGACCGGCGAGGGCAGCTCCAGCGGCTCGAGGTATTTGCCGCGCTCGAAGTATTCCTTGAAGCGTGGATCACGTACCAGGTTGGTGATCGACTGACCGCTGTCCTGAGGGGTTTTCAGGCCCAGCAGGGTTTCCGAGGCCTTGTTCCACCATTCCAGATTGCCGTGGCTGTCGAGCATGATCACGGCATCGCGCAGGGCCGCGGTGGACTCCTGGACACGGTCGATCACCGCTTGCAGGCGGCCGCGGGCACGCTGGTTGCGACGTTGCAGGTGATAGATGCTGTCGAACACCTCGCCCCACAGGCCGTAGCCGTCTGGCGGTGGTTCGTCGGGCTGGTGATCCTTGAGCCAGGCATGCAGGCGCAACAATTGGCTGAGCGTCCATGCCAGGTGAATGGCCAGACCCAGGGCCAGTGCCCAGGCATACTGGCCGGTGATCACGCCCAGCACCAGACAGGCGGCGACCAGTAGCAGCAGGCGGCGGGTTATGGCGCCGCGCCAGTTGCTCGTCACGTTGCGCTCATCCGTCCGCGTGTCCCTGTCATGTTGCGCTCCAGGCTGCCGGTCAGCCCTTGGTGGAGAAACGATAACCGGTGCCGCGCACCGTCTGCACCAGATTTTCGTAGGCTTCGCCGAGCGCTTTGCGCAGGCGGCGGATATGCACGTCGACGGTACGTTCTTCGACGTAGACGTTGCCGCCCCATACCTGGTCGAGCAGTTGGCCGCGAGTGTACGCGCGTTCCTGATGCGTCATGAAGAATTGCAGCAGGCGATATTCGGTGGGCCCCATTTCCGCCGGCTTGCCGTCGATGGTCACGCGGTGGCTGATCGGGTCGAGCAACAGCCCGCCCACTTCGATCGGGCCCTCGCTGTCGCTGGGGCCGGCGCGGCGCAGTACCGCTTTCAGGCGGGCGACCAGCTCGCGGGGCGAGAAGGGCTTGGTGATGTAATCGTCGGCACCGACCTCCAGGCCCTGGATCTTGTTGTCCTCTTCGCCCTTGGCGGTGAGCATGATGATCGGGATGTCGCCGGTCAGCTCGTCGCGCTTGAGGCGTCGGGCCAGCTCGATGCCGGAGGTGCCGGGCAGCATCCAGTCGAGCAGGATCAGATCGGGTTTGCGATCGACGATGATGGCGTGGGCCTGCTGGGTATTTTCCGCTTCCAGGCACTCGTATCCGGCCATTTCCAGCGCTACCACGATCATTTCGCGGATCGGCGCTTCGTCATCGACGATCAGGATGTTCTTGCCAACCATGGGTCGAGCCTCAATTCATTCAACTGTCATGCGGCGCATTAGATAACGGAATTATTGCAGCGATATGACAGCCGTGCGGCAAGGCGAGGCGCGGCGGGCGCTGCGCAAGGTCCTAGCGCAGGGCGTAATCCAGCACGATGCCGATGAAGATCGCCAGGCCAGCCCAGTGGTTGTGCAGGAATGCCTGGAAGCAGACCATCGGCTCGCGTTCGCGAGTCATGTGAAATTCCCAGGCGAAACAGGCAGCAGCGGCCAGCAGGCCAAGGTAGAAATACAGGCCCAGCTCGAAGCGCGCACCGGCCAGGCACAGGCATAGCAGTGTCAGGCCCTGCAGGCCGAGGATGATCACCCGGTCGGCGTCGCCGAACAGGATCGCCGTGGATTTCACGCCGATTTTCAGATCGTCCTCACGGTCGGCCATGGCGTAGTAGGTATCGTAGGCGACGGTCCAGATCACGTTGGCGAGCAGCAGCAGCCAGGCGGCCACCGGCAGGCTGCCGGTTTCTGCGGTGAACGCCATCGGCATGCCCCAGGAGAACGCGGTGCCCAGCACCACCTGGGGGTAATAGGTGTAGCGTTTCATGAAGGGGTAGAGCGCGGCCACGCCCAGTGCACCGAACGACAGCCAGACGGTGGTGGCATTGGTCAGCAACACCAGGCCGAAGCTGAGGGCGATCAGCACCGCGAACAGGATCAGCGCTTCGCGGGCGCTGACCCGCCCGCTGGCCAGCGGGCGGGCCTTGGTGCGACTGACATGGCCGTCGAAGTTGCGGTCGGCGTAATCGTTGATCACGCAGCCCGCCGCGCGCATCAGAATCACCCCGACCACGAAGATCACCAGGTTTCTGGTACTCGGTACACCCTCGGCAGCGATCCACAGTGCCCACAGGGTCGGCCAGAGCAGTAGGTAGATGCCAATCGGCTTTTCCAGGCGCATCAACTGCACGAAGTCCCATGCCCGTGGGTGCAGGCGGTTGAGCGATTGCAGCAGGCGGGTGTACATCGTCGGTTTCTCCTGGCGGGGTGCGCGGATTATACGGGCGCAGGCACCGCGCGCCAGGTGTGTCGGCGCTAGTGGGCGGCGAGCCAGAACGCGGGCAGGAACACTTCGGCGACCAGCACCGCCAGACGGTCACGGCGAAAACATGAGCGCCGCGCCCACAGTCCCTGATGCGGGTTGTCTGCAGGCAGCCAGGCGGCCGGGTAATGACACACCTGCAATGCGCCTCGTTCGAAGGCCTGGTCGCTGAACAGCAACTCGCCAAGGGAGCGGCTACCCAGCTGCTGCAAGTCGAGGCCGGAGTCGGTCAGCGCCTCACGGGCCGCTACGCTGCGAGCGAACACCCAGGGCTCGGCATTGCCGCGCAGATGCACCTCGCGCACCCAGCCAAGGCTGCCAGACGGCACATCGAGCGCGGCGCACTCGTCGTCACGCAGTTCCAGCCAGCCTTCACGCAGCGGGATGACGCTGAAACCGCCGTCGGACAGTTCGCTCAGCCGACGGGTCAGCGAGCGCTCGTCGAACAGCCAGGCGCAGATGGTGGCTGATGGCGCGGGCTGCAGTTGATCGCGGGACAGCCAGTCTGGCGTCTGGGAGGCGGAACGGGGCACGGTGCGGATTCGCGATATGGAGATGCGCGAAGTCTAGCATGGGCATTGCCGCGGGTTTCGGCCTGCCCCGGCGTTCGTCGCGTGTGCTTGGCGCGTCCTGGCATTTGCGGTAGCGTGCCCGCGCAATGACCGTGACTACGCCGGAGAGCGTTTATGAAAAAGTGGCAATGTGTGGTCTGCGGACTGATCTACGACGAGCGTGATGGCTGGCCCGATGACGGCATCGAGCCCGGCACCCGCTGGGAAGATGTGCCGGAAGACTGGCTGTGCCCCGACTGTGGCGTGGGCAAGATCGACTTCGAGATGATCGAGATCAACTGAGCCCTCGCGAGACCAACCCAACAGGAACGAGCAATGAGCGACCCCGTGGTAATCGTCGGCACCGGCCTGGCCGGCTACAACCTGGCACGTGAATTTCGCAAGCTGGACAGCGAAACGCCGCTGTTGCTGATCACTGCCGATGATGGTCGTTCTTACTCCAAGCCGATGCTGTCCACCGGCTTCGCCAAGAGCAAGGATGCCGATGGCCTGTGCATGGCCGAGCCCGGGGCGATGGCCGAACAGCTGGCTGCCCAGGTGTGGACCCACACGCGGGTTACCGGTATCGACCCGGGGCACCAACGCCTGTGGATCGGCGAGGAGGCGGTGCCATACCGTGATCTGGTGCTCGCCTGGGGCGCCGAGGTGCTGCGCGTGCCCATCGAGGGCGACGCCAGCGAGGAGTTGTTCACGGTCAACGACCTGCACGGTTACGGGCATTTTCGCCAGGCGGCACAGGGCAAGCGCCGCGTGCTGATTCTGGGCGCCGGCCTGATCGGCTGCGAGTTCGCCAACGACCTGTCGCTCGGTGGCTACGAGGTCGATCTGGTTGCACCCTGCGAACAACTGATGCCGGCCCTGCTGCCGGCCGAAGCGGCGGCTGCCGTGCAGGCGGGGCTGGAGGCATTGGGCGTGCGCTTGCACCTGGGGCCGGTGGTCAGCCGGCTGCAACATGCGGGTGACGGGCTCGAGGCGCATCTGTCCGATGGCCGGTCGATCGCCTGTGATCTGGTGATCTCTGCGGTTGGTCTGCGCCCGCGCACCGATCTGGCTGCCGCTGCCGGCCTGGCCATCAACCGCGGCGTCATGGTCGACCGCCAACTGCGCACCTCCCACGCCAATATCTACGCACTCGGCGATTGTGCGGAGGTCGACGGTCTCAATCTGCTCTATGTGATGCCGCTGATGGCCTGCGCCCGTGCACTGGCGAAAACCCTCAGCGGTACGCCGGGAGAGGTGACCTACGGGGCCATGCCGGTGACCGTGAAAACCCCTGCCTGCCCATTGGTCGTGTCGCCACCACCGCGTGGAAGCCATGGCAACTGGACGGTCGAGGGCAGCGGTGCGGATATACGGGCGCTATGCCACGACGCCTCTGGCGCCCTGCTGGGGTATGCGCTGACCGGCGCAGCGGTTCAGGAAAAACTGGCACTCAATCGTCAACTGCCGGCCCTGCTGCCCTGAGCGTTCTGTCGCCTGCTCGACAAAATTGCCTGATTTAGCCTGAAACGGGGCTGGCGAAGCCCTCTGGAGCGTGCCATTCTCCCCATGCCTGCCGCAGTGTAGAGCTGTCGCGGCGCCTTGGCGCCGCATGGCACGGAACACAACAACAACAAACCGTAAATGAGGCATTTATGCGCAAACCCGAACTCGCCGCCGCTATCGCGGAAAAAGCCGATCTGACCAAGGATCAGGCCAATCGTGTACTCAACGCCGTTCTCGAAGAAATCACCGGTGCACTGAACCGCAAGGACAGTGTGACGCTGGTCGGCTTCGGTACGTTCGTACAGCGCCATCGCGGTGCTCGTACCGGCAAGAACCCGCAGACCGGGGAGCCGGTGAAGATCAAGGCCAGCAACACCGTCGCCTTCAAACCCGGCAAAGCTCTCAAGGACTCGGTCAACTGAGCCCTGGGGTCTGCTGACGTTTCAGCGCAATGCTGGCAATCACGGAATGTGTGAAAACTACTGCGCTCAGTCATGCGGGTGTTGAAAGCCGGCTGTTCCGAAATGTCAGCAGACCCTCGTCTGGAGCTGGCGCTAGCAATGTCCCCAGGCTAGCTGTCAGGCTTGCGGTAAGTCGCTACAATCGGCGGCCTCCGTTTTCTCCGCCCAAGCAGGCCATGCCATGAAATTCCGTTTTCTTCTCTGGATGCTGGGCCGTCTCATGGCCAAGGCAAGCCGTGACAATCCGGCATTCCGTCAGCAACTGGAGGGTCGCGATCTGGTGTTTCAGTTGCATACGCTCGATGGCAAAGTCGCTCGTCACTTCGTCGTCCGTGAACAGCGCGTCAGCAGCAAGCGCGGCATGGCCAGCGAGCCGGCCTTCGCCATCGGCTTCAAGGATTCACCTTTCGGCTTCGCCACCCTGACGGCGAAGAACAAGCAACTGGCCTTCATGCAGGGTATCCAGAACAAGGACATCCAGATTCAGGGCAATCCCGCTCTGGTGATCTGGTTTCAGGGTCTGACCAAATACCTGCGTCCCAAGCGCCCGGCCGACAAGAAAGCGGCCTGATCCAGCGGAAAACCTTCGCGGCCACGCGCAGCGCGAGTGGCCGCAGCCGCTATCAGTTCGGTGACCCGAACTGCGACGCGAGATCGCGTAGCGCGACCTCTGCGGCCAGCACCTTGCTCAGCGCTTCTTCCGCCTTGTCCCGGGTAATGCCCAGGTTGTCGAGCAGGCTCTGCGGGATTTCACGCTCCGGCCCGGTACCGATACCGTGGTTGCGCAACAGGCTGACCGCCAGATAGACCAGGTTCGGGTAGGTGGAGTGGTTGCCGCTGTAGCTCGAGTCGTGCTGAAAGCGCAGTGCCACCGCCAGCTCTTCGGGCATGTCCCAGTAACGCATCAGCCAGGAGCCGATCTGTTCGCGGCTGATGCCCAGCAGGTGCTGCTCGATATAGCTGTGTGGCAGGTGCTGGTTGACCTCCAGGTGGCGGCAGATCAGCGAGAAGTGCGGCGGGAACACGTGAGCCAGCACCAGATTGCCGAAGTTGTGCAGCAGCCCCGCCAGATAGGTCAGACCCGCTTCCGGGCGTTGGGCACGCGGCATGGCGCGCGTCAGGCCTTCGATCACGGCGGCGGTGTAGATCGCCTGTTGCCAGTAGGGCGTGGTCTGCTGCGGTTGGTCCTTGGGCAGGCTGAGGGTCTTGCCCAGGGCCAGGCCCAGGGCCAGGTTGATCACCAGGTCGAAGCCCAGTACGCGAACGATGGCGTCTTCCACCGAGCGGATCTTGCCGGGGGCGGCGTAGTAGGGCGATGCCGCCCAGCTCACCACCTGCGCCGCCAGGGCCGGGTCGGTCTCGACCACGCCGGTGATATCGTCGACAGTGGCGTTGGGGTCGACCCGCAGCTTGATGATCTTCTGCGCGGTTTCCGCCAGCGGTGGAATCTCGATGGTCTCTTCCAGACGTTGCTGGATGCGCCGCGCGGTGAAGGCCTGTACGGCGTGGCTGATCTCGTTGCGATCATCGTCGGGGCGGGTCAGATTGAGCCGCACCTTGCTCACCGGCTCGCCGAAGCGCGCGGCACTGGCCTTGCCCAGCAGGCCCTTGAAGGATTCGGTATGGAGTTCCAGCAGCACGCCGGGCTCGCCCGACTGGATGTACAGGCTCGGCGCCTCGAGCAAGCGCTCGTCGTACAGGCAGGGCGAGCTGGTCAGTGCGGGGATGCCGGGCAGTATCACCAGGTCATGCTTGCCGAGCATGCGATCCAGGCGCTCGGGTTTGACCGCCGTGAGCTTGCGACCGGTCAGTTCGGCCAGGCGATTGAGGTCCAGCAACTGGTTCTGAGGGAACAGCACCAGCAGGGCGCCCACCGCATCCTCGAGCAGCACGGTCTGTACGCGCTGTGCGGCTGGCAGCCCAGGCTGCTCATTGCGCACCTGATAGCTCAGACCAAGCTTTTCCAGCAACTGGCGAATCACCAGAGGCGGTTGGGGGGAGAGGTCGGCGATGGCTACTTCAGTCATGACGTGTTCCGTCGTAAAGGGGGATGCAGCTCCCCAAGTATAACCAGCAAGCTGACAATGCGACCTCGCGAGTCGACGATCGTCCTGTGTAATGTTCAAACTTGCCCATATTGTTGACCATGCCGCAGCCAGCGTTCCAGCAGCGGGCTGACATGCTGTGGCCAGTGCTCCAGCAGGGCCTGAGCCGCATCGCGAACCGCCGGCAGCAGGTCGGCATCACGCATCAGATCAGCTACCTTGAACTGCAGCAGGCCGGTTTGTCGAGTGCCGAGCATTTCTCCGGGGCCGCGCAGCTCGAGATCCTTCTCCGCAATGATGAAGCCATCACAGGTTTCGCGCATGATGCCCAGCCGCTCGCGACCGATCTGTGACAGCGGCGGATGGTAGAGCAGCACGCAATGGCTGGCCGCGCTGCCCCGGCCGACCCTTCCCCTTAACTGATGCAGTTGTGCCAGGCCAAGGCGCTCGGGATTCTCGATGATCATCAGGCTGGCATTGGGCACGTCGACGCCCACCTCGATCACCGTGGTGGCTACCAGCAACTGTAGTTGACCCTGTTTGAACTGATCCATCACCGCGGCTTTTTCGGCGGGCTTCATGCGCCCGTGGATCAAGCCGACCTGCTGACCGACCAGCGCTGCAGCCAGGTCTTCGTAGGTGGTTTCCGCCGCCTGGCAGGTCAACTCCTCGGACTCTTCGATCAGCGTGCAGACCCAGTACGCCTGACGGCCTTCGTTGCAGGCCGAGCGCACCCGCTCGACCACCTCGAAGCGACGGCTGTCCGCCACCAGTACGGTGTTCACCGGTGTACGGCCCGGCGGCAGTTCGTCGAGAATCGAGGTGTCCAGGTCCGCATAGGCGCTCATCGCCAGCGTGCGTGGGATGGGCGTCGCGGTCATGATCAGCTGATGCGGGCTGAGCCGACCGCCAACGCCTTTCTGGCGCAGTGCCAGACGCTGCTGTACGCCGAAACGGTGCTGTTCGTCGATGATCGCCAGGGCCAGGTTGCGAAAGCGCACCTCTTCCTGGAACAGCGCGTGGGTGCCGACCACCATGGGGGCACCGGCTGCGATCTGTTCCAGGGCGGTGGCGCGCGCCTTGCCCTTGAGCTTGCCGGCCAGCCAGGCGGTTTCCAGGCCCAGCGGCTGCAGCCAACGGCTGAAATTGAGGTAATGCTGCTCGGCGAGGATTTCCGTGGGCGCCATCAGCGCGACCTGATAGCCGGCTTCGATTGCCTGTAGTGCGGCGAAGGCCGCGACCACGGTCTTGCCGGCACCCACATCGCCCTGCACCAGGCGCAGCATCGGTTCGCCCTGGCTCAGGTCATAGGCGATTTCTGCGCCGACCCGCTGCTGCGCACCGGTGGGGGTGAAGCCGAGGTTGGCGAGGAATTTACTTGGCAGCTTCTGCGCGACCGGCAATGCAGGCGCGCGCTGCGCACGAGCGCTTTCTCGCAGGCGCTGCATCGACAACTGGTGGGTCAACAGTTCTTCGAAGGCCAGCCGATGCTGGGCCCAGTGCCGGCCTTCGGCGAGCTCCTCGAGGTCTGCATCCGGTGGCGGGCGATGCAGGTAGCGGATCGCCTGGTCCAGCGGCGCCAGCTGATAGTCGTCGGCCAGCTCGCGGGGCAGCCAGTCCGGCAGGCTGTGCGGGCCAAGGCGAACCAGAGCCTGTTCGCTGAGCTGGCGCAGGCGCTGTTGGGTCAGCCCTTCGGTGGTCGGATAGATCGGCGTCAGGGTTTGTTCCACGGCCGGCGGTTCGTCCCCGGAGAGCGCGCGGTACTCGGGATGGTAAATCTCCAGCCCGGACGAACCCGGGCGGATTTCACCGTAGCAGCGCACCTGGGTACCACGCTTGAGGCCTTCCTTCTGCGCATTGCTGAAATGGTAGAAGCGCAGACTGAGCGTGCCACTGCCGTCACTCAGGCGCACCAGCAGGCTGCGACGCCTGCCCATGACCACATCGGCCCCGGAAACGGTGCCCTCGACCACGGCATCCTGGCCAGGTCGCAGGGCACCGATAGGGACGATCCGGGTGCGATCCTGATAGCGCAGAGGCAGGTGGAAAAGGATGTCCTGCAGGGTTTCCAGGCCAACCTTGGCGAGTTTTTCCGCCAGGGCCGCACCAACGCCTTTGAGGTCGGTGACGGAAACCGTCGACAGCTCACTCATCGTTGCCCTCAGACGTTAATCGGCAGGGGCTTGGCAACCGAGCACAGGCGGATGGAGTCGGCCAGCACTTCGATGGCCTTTGGCCGTGGGAAGCTGGCGCGCCAGGCGATGGCTACGGTGCGGAACGGCGCCGGCGGGCTGAGGGGGCGTACTTCGATCACGCCCGGGGCATAGTGGTGGCTGTCCACTGCCGAGAACGGCAGGATGGAAACGCCGAGGCCCGAGGCGACCATATGACGGATGGTTTCCAGCGAGCTGGATTCCACCGTGGTGTGCCGGGCTTGT encodes:
- a CDS encoding aminoacyl-tRNA deacylase and HDOD domain-containing protein; the protein is MTEVAIADLSPQPPLVIRQLLEKLGLSYQVRNEQPGLPAAQRVQTVLLEDAVGALLVLFPQNQLLDLNRLAELTGRKLTAVKPERLDRMLGKHDLVILPGIPALTSSPCLYDERLLEAPSLYIQSGEPGVLLELHTESFKGLLGKASAARFGEPVSKVRLNLTRPDDDRNEISHAVQAFTARRIQQRLEETIEIPPLAETAQKIIKLRVDPNATVDDITGVVETDPALAAQVVSWAASPYYAAPGKIRSVEDAIVRVLGFDLVINLALGLALGKTLSLPKDQPQQTTPYWQQAIYTAAVIEGLTRAMPRAQRPEAGLTYLAGLLHNFGNLVLAHVFPPHFSLICRHLEVNQHLPHSYIEQHLLGISREQIGSWLMRYWDMPEELAVALRFQHDSSYSGNHSTYPNLVYLAVSLLRNHGIGTGPEREIPQSLLDNLGITRDKAEEALSKVLAAEVALRDLASQFGSPN
- the recG gene encoding ATP-dependent DNA helicase RecG, yielding MSELSTVSVTDLKGVGAALAEKLAKVGLETLQDILFHLPLRYQDRTRIVPIGALRPGQDAVVEGTVSGADVVMGRRRSLLVRLSDGSGTLSLRFYHFSNAQKEGLKRGTQVRCYGEIRPGSSGLEIYHPEYRALSGDEPPAVEQTLTPIYPTTEGLTQQRLRQLSEQALVRLGPHSLPDWLPRELADDYQLAPLDQAIRYLHRPPPDADLEELAEGRHWAQHRLAFEELLTHQLSMQRLRESARAQRAPALPVAQKLPSKFLANLGFTPTGAQQRVGAEIAYDLSQGEPMLRLVQGDVGAGKTVVAAFAALQAIEAGYQVALMAPTEILAEQHYLNFSRWLQPLGLETAWLAGKLKGKARATALEQIAAGAPMVVGTHALFQEEVRFRNLALAIIDEQHRFGVQQRLALRQKGVGGRLSPHQLIMTATPIPRTLAMSAYADLDTSILDELPPGRTPVNTVLVADSRRFEVVERVRSACNEGRQAYWVCTLIEESEELTCQAAETTYEDLAAALVGQQVGLIHGRMKPAEKAAVMDQFKQGQLQLLVATTVIEVGVDVPNASLMIIENPERLGLAQLHQLRGRVGRGSAASHCVLLYHPPLSQIGRERLGIMRETCDGFIIAEKDLELRGPGEMLGTRQTGLLQFKVADLMRDADLLPAVRDAAQALLEHWPQHVSPLLERWLRHGQQYGQV